The Actinomyces lilanjuaniae genome segment ACAGCGGGGAGATCGCGTTGTAGAGGTGGACGGTGGCCCGGGGCATGCCCACGCAGGCGTCCAGTGTCCGGTCGATGAGGTCGCCGCGGGACTGGGTGAGCACGGAGATGGTGACATCGTCGGGGATGGCGCCGTCGGCCACCAGGGAGCGCACGAAGTCGTAGTCGGTCTGGGAGGCGGCGGGGAAGCCCACCTCGATCTCCTTGAAGCCCATCTGGACCAGCAGGTCAAAAACGGCCCGCTTGGCCTCGGGCCCCATGGGCTCGATGAGGGACTGGTTACCGTCGCGCAGGTCGGTGGACAGCCAGCGAGGCGCGGAGGTGATACGCCGGGAGGGCCAGGTTCGGTCCGGCAGGTCGGTGGCGACCGTGTCGAGAAAGGGGCGGTACTTGACGTAGGGCATGCCGGAAGGCTGCTGAGGTGCGGGACGCGCGGTGCGCATAGTCATCTCCTGGAGTGGTCCTGGGGTCCTGAGGGCTGACGACGCCGGTCATCGTGGCCGTGGCGGTCGCGGCCGGGCGCACGGTGCCAGCCGCGGTCGGGGTGCCGGCCTGGTCAGGCCCCGCCGCGGCGACTAAGCAGCAGGCTCACTCGGAGCCACGAGGTCGCACGCACGGGAGACAACCTACCGCGAATCGGACCGCGTGTCAGGCAGGGGCGTGGCGGGCAGAGCGGCCTGGACAGAGTGGCCTGGGCATGGTGGCCTGCGCAGGGTCCCCCTGGGTACTCGTCCGCCCTGGCCCGTGCAGGCCGCGGCGTCGCAGCAGCGGCACGGGCAACGCCCACGCCCGAGGCTGCCCTGTCGGGCCGCCGTGACCGCACCTCGGTGGCCCACGCGCCCAGAGGGTCCTGGCGACAAAACTGAGCCTGAGCGGCCTCCAGGCGGCACAGGCAGCAGCTACCCGGGGGCATGCATCAGCTACCCGGGGGCACGCGTCCCCGTGTCCCACGTCGAGTCTGTTGGTAGGTTACTGGTTAGCTTCGTCGTCATCCTAGGGTTAGGACCATGAGCACCTCAGACAGCACCGGGGCACAGGGTCGCAGCCCGTTGACACGGCCGGGCTTTATCGCCGCCACCGCGCTCGTGGTCGTGATCGCCGTGGTGGCCGCCGCCCTCGCGCTGGCCAACACCATGAGCAGCAGGGAGGACACGGCCGCGGCCGAGGGGCCAGCCTCCACCGAGGCTACCGGCCCAGTAGAGATACCACCCCCCTCGACGGCCGGGCCGGACCACGACGGTACCCAGAGCGTGTGCGGCCTTGAGGGGGAGGTCACCGAGCAGGCACGTCTGTCCCAGGCTCCCGACGTCGACTACTGGGACTATCAGGGGACTATGGCCTACCCTGTCTCCGTCGAGTACGGCCCGGCAGCCACCGACTCGGACGGCTTCCGCTACTGCTTCCAGCACTCCCCCGAGGGCGCTCTCTACGCAGCCGCCAACGCCGTGTCTCAGGGGTCGGACCCCACCGGGGAGTGGCTGAGCTATGTAGTGGCTGACGGCCCCTACCGTGACCAGTTGGTCTCCGATACAGGCACAGACGAGACTGATGCAGGCACGGGTGAGGATTCTGACGAAACTCGTATATCGATCGTGGGGTTCAGGCTTCTTGAATACGAGGGCAGCACAGCTCGGGTTGATATCGCAGGCCGGGCTACCGTAGAGGGACAGACCTTGACGGTATCTGGCGTGTACGAGCTGGTTTGGCAAGGCGGGGACTGGAAACTGAGCTCCGAGGTCGCTGAGCCGCTTACCCTGGCAGAGATCCCCGACACCTCAGGGTACGTGATCTGGGGGGAGCAGCCCGGTGGCTAAAGAGTGTGGGTTCACAGAATAGAGATGCAAGGCAGAGAATTTAGTTGAGAGCACGATTGGTGACACGATTGAGAACCTGGCGACTGCTGTGGTGGAGGTCTACGGCAGAGCAGCCGCGTCGGAACCTGTCACGGCGGCACGATAGCCAGGGAAGTGGGATGCCAACCGGGTGAAACGCCTCCGTTGTCGTGGCGGTCTGGGTTACGGTTTGGGTTATGCGGATGAGCAAGGAGGAGTGGCACCAGGCGTGGCTGCACGCGTCCCCGGAGTGGGTGGACGCGCGTATGGAGGAGGCGCTGAGGCTGCGGGGGTGGTCGCCCATGGGTGTGGGTGCCCCCGCCACCGCCGAGCACCTGGAGTACTTCGGTGGGGTGCTGCCGGCCTCGGTGCTGCACCTGTGGGAGAGGTTCGGGTTCGACGGGTTCGGGCAGGGCCGGTGGTGGTTCACTGATCCCTTCCGGTGGGCGCCGGTGGTCCAGGCGTGGCTGGAGGGCACGGAGGTGCCCTTCCCCCACCAGCGGTGGTGGTGCCTGGCCCGCTCCGCGATGGGAGACATGGAGCTGTGGGGGGAGGTCTCCGGCCCCGCCCTGAACGTCACCCCCGCCCTGGGAGTCGTCTACCCCGACTCCGGCAACGCCGGGGACATGGCCGACCCGGTGATGCGTGAGCGCATGGGCGCCACCACCCTGACCCTGCCGTCGGAGGACCTGGACGACGACACCGGGACCCCAGTGGCCGACTGGGCCATCGAGCACCTGGGGGTGCTGTCTGCTGACCAGGTCTACGGGCTGACCCCGGCCTACTGCCTCACCGGGAGGGTCAGCCTGGACCAGGTCGGCATTGAGGACGCCACCGCGCACCTTACTTTTCTGGCCCAGGCCCAGGAGCACGTCCTGTGGGAGGACTTCTCCGCCGCAGCCGCCCAGGCAGCCGCCAGCATCGCCGCAGGCGCTGACCCCAGCCGGGACGGCGGGCCAGGCGGTGCTGGTGGCCCCGGCGACGACAGCGACGAGGGCGCCGGTGGTCCCCACGGACCGAGGACGGGGTCCTGATGGCCGGGCGTCGGCGGGGTCGGCCCCGCTGGCTCGGCCACGGGGGCGGGGGCACCGCCCTGGTGGCCGGGGACATGTTCACCCCAGGGCGGGCTGGCGGGCAGGGCGTGCTGGTGTGGGAGGGGGCTGCTGCGGCGCCTGCCAGCCCGCTGGCGTGGCACTCCGCGGTGCCGGTGGAGGTGTTCTTCCACACCGGCCACCACGCCTCCACCCGGGTCCTGGCACCTGAGTTCACCCGCCAGCTGGACCGACAGCTCAGCGCCCTGTCCCTGCTCAGCGCTGAGCGGCTGCTGGAGGGCATCCGCACCTACAGGGCACAGGGACGCCAACCCAACCCCAGCAGCACCAAGCCTGCCCGTAAGAAGTTCATGAGGAAGGTCGTGCGTGACCTGACTCGTGTGCACCAGTTCTCCGAGGAGCGTGCACTGGCGGAGACAGCCAGGATCGACCGGGCGCTGGTGGTGCTCCACGAGCCCGACCAGCTCCTGGCGGGGCCAGGCGACCCCGCCGCCGCCGGGGGCTGGCCCTCCCTGGGCCACGGAGCGGTCAACTCCTCCGTCGGGGGCCAGAACAAGCCCATGGCCGCAGTCCTGGAGCAGGCCGCCCTGGCCGTCCCGGCCGACCAGAGGCCGCACGTGCGCCTGCTGGTGCGCGCGGTGCTGACAGACTCCCCCACCCTGGCCCAGGACCTGCGACACGGGCGCACCCACCTGGAGCCGCGCACCCAGGCCCAGGTGAGCGCCACCAGCCCCCGGGGGCCGCCGTGGACCCCCACCCACCTCGCCTCCACCATCGCCACCGGCCACCCACCCTGGCACCCACCCACCCGGGCACAGGAGCCCGCGCCCTCGGCCACGACCCGGCCCGGGGCCGGGCAGCCCCACCAGCCGGGCCAGCCCACCACCAGCCAGCCGTCGCCGGGGCCACCCCGGCCAGGCCCCACCCGCACCAGCGCCACCACGCCCCGGCCGCCCCAGGCGGACAGGCCGGGCCAGCCGGGCCACAACATCACCCGCGAGGAGGTCCTGGCCGACATCGCGTCCCACGTGGTCCAAGCGGCCCGCCAGGGCAACCAGCCCCGGACCGCACGCGAGGCACCCACCGGGACCGACCCCGCCCACACCGTCAGCCTGCGCGAGGCCTCCTTCCCCCACCCGCCCACCGCCGCCGTACGCGTACCACCAGCACAGGCCCAGCCCCAGGCAGGCCCCACCACAGGCGAGCCACCCCGGACGGACAGACCACCGCACAGGACCACCGCCCACAGACACGACCCCGGTCTACACAGGTGAAGCACAACCACACGACAGCACCCCGAGGAACGGTATTCCGTGACACGCGTGCAGAGTGCCTCTGGTTCTAACAGGTTCTTACGGCCCACACTGCGGGCCTATGCAGGCCTACCAGCTACAAGGCAGAACTTGTACACGTAACTCTGCCCCGTATTGCAACTAGCCGCCTCCGTCCTGACAGCAGCCAGAGACTGCTCACAGCCCTCCTGCTACGGCTGCGGCTGCGTGTAGCCAGGCGCGCTGTGTGGTGGGGCGCAGGCTGTCCCACCGCAGAACACCGTCCACGATGGCGGGGTCGTGGGGGATGGTGACGACCTTGCGGGCGAGGTCGCTGTATCCATTGATGACTGCGTTGATGTCGCTCCTGCTGGCACGGGGGTCTGCCTGAGTGACCACGGCAACGGCGTTCTCCGCGAGGCGACGGGAGCGGTCGTCACGACCACGCAGGGCGTCGAGCAGCAGCGCCCCGGCCTCTGCGTGGTCGGCACGGGTGGTGGTGGGCACGACGATCTGGTCGGCGTGCTCCATGACCTGCAGCCACACAGGGTCGGACTCGTCGTTGCCGGTGTCGATGACCACGAGCCGGTAGTACTTGCCGACCACGCTCCAGATGAGGTCGACGTCGCGTGGCGTGACACGCTGGTCAGCCGCGAGCTGGAGAGGCTGGGAGCGCAGGACGTCGTAGCGGTCACCGGTCTGGTGGTGGACGTAGTGGGCCAGGTCGGCCGACTGCGCCCCGGTGCCGAGGAGGCGCTCAGCCTGGGGAAGCAGGTCGAGCACGGTGGCCTCGTGGGGTCCCTGGTCGGTGCGCCAGCCCAGCGTGCCCCGGGTCTGGTTGGCGTCCCAGGCCACGACGCCAGCACCACCGTGACGGGCGAACACGGCGCTGAGCAGCACGGTGGCAGGGGTCTTTCCAGCGCCTCCCTTGCCGTTGACCACGGCGATTGTCCTGGGGCCGGGCCAGTGCTGGGAGACGGCGTGGACGTCGGAGCGCTCGGAGCGCTCGGCCGGGCTGGGGCTCATGCGCACGCCTAGGCGCGAGGCCCGGCCGCGCCAGCCCTGGGTGGCAGGCTGCTCGATCTCGGTAGCCTTGAGGAAGCTGCGTCGCTCCCGGGTCTCACCGTGGTTGGGCAGGGGCGCAGGCGTGTCCTCGTCGGCGGCCTGCCAGGCCCGGGCCTCGGCAGGCATGTCGGCGGGGCCAGGGTCCTGGGAGACGGGCTGGTCTGTCCAGGCGGTCTCGTCGGGCGCAGTCCTGGCGTCGCGGTCCGCAGGCGCAGGGGCCTCGGGAGACAGGCCGCCGACAGGCCCAGGCCCTTCCGGAGAGGAGCGGCCCGCCTCGTGCGCGGAGGAGTCACCAGCCGAGGTCTCGGCAGACGGCCGCCTCTCGGGATCGGGCGCGACGTCGCCGTTGGGGCTGATGATGATGGGCCACGTGCCGGTGGGGTCCCTGGTGAGCGCGTACAGGGGGCGGCCGAGCTGGGCAGCGTGGTGGGCGACCAGCGAGATCACCTGGTTACGGGCGTCGGCAATACTTGGGGCCGAGAGCGTGTGGGACGTACCACCGATGACGACCTGGGAGGTGCCGTCGGGGTTGAGGGTCGCCTCGACCCGGGGCCAGGGTCCGGTAGGGGTGGTAGGCACTGTTCCTCCTTGACGTCAGAACACGGAGACGTGGATGTGGTCATAGTGACCACCGGTGCAGTCACTAGGGTTGTAGAGTCCACCTGCGCCGTCGTAGGGCTCCCACTTGCCGGTGGAGGCATACCAGATCCGACCGTCCCAGATGACGTAGTGGACCCCGTAGGTGCTGGCGTTGGCCACCATCCAGTTTGCCGCAGCGTTACCTGCCGCGAGTCCGGTAAGGGGGTCAGCAGACCTGTCAGGATTGGCGCTGCACCCGTAGAACGGGATGTCACAGGCCCTACCCTTAGGGTGGTCGGAAGTGGGGTTGTAGGTGTGGGCGTCCCAGCAGTACAAGGCATCGTTAACAATTTGGGAGTAGTTGGTCATGACGTCATTGATGAGAGCGCCCATGCGCGGGGTGACACGAGCAGTCCCGTGCGCGCCGGGTGTCGGGTCTGGCTGGCTCATCATCTCAGGAGCAAAGGCACCTGCGTCCACCGGTGAGGTGTCAACGAGGTCATCAGCGGACTGCTGCGCGTCAGAGGCGGATGCGGAGGCATGAGTCACGGTGTAGGTGGGCATCGCCTCTTTGATCGTGGTGACGTAGTGCTGCGTCTCTGAGTATGGTGGGACGCCATGGTGGTTGAGGACCGCTCCCGGGCCAGCGTTGTAGGCAGCGAGCGCGAGATCGACCAGGTCACCGTCAACACCGTTCGTGAGGGCCTCACGCATACTGGCAGCTAGGGTGCACATGTAGTTGGCCTGGGAGGCGATGGCGTCGTGGCCGTTGAACGGGTCGGCTGTCCCGTCCCCATCGCCGTCAACTCCGTATGTCTCCCAGGTGTCGGGCATGAACTGGGACAGCCCCTGGGCTCCGGCACCACTGGTAGCACTTGGGTCCCAGGACGACTCCTGATCGAGCTGGGCAGCAATAACCTGGGCAGTGATGCCGTCCTGGGGGCACCGGTTACCCGCTTGGACGACATCCGCCGCCCACTCGGAGGGCACCCCGCTGATGGCAACAGCTTGGCCGGCAGCGCCAGCAGTGCCGCCACCGGTGGGAGCAACGTCGCCGAGGAGGACTACGGAAAAGAGGAGACTCAGGATGAGGAGGGGAGCAACAAGGACAAGAACAGCAATGCGGTTGGAACTAGACACAGTCCGACCGCCGTTTCGGCACTCCCGGGAAAGCAGGTCCTCGCTTCTGAGTCACATATGTCACATCTCGTCGGCCGTGCGGCCTTCCTTGTGTGCCGGCCACGGGTTTGCACCGTCGCGCAGCGTCTGCTTGAGTTCGTCGCGCACGATGAACCAGGACTTTGCGATCCTGTAACCGGGGATGGTGCCGTCGGCCAGCCAGCGGTAAACGCCGGCCTTGGTCATGCCGAGGGTCGTGGCCACCTCGGGCACAGACAGCACAGGTGGCAGGTCGGCAAAGAGCCTGTCGAGGCCGTCGTGGATCGTGGGTGACACCTAAGTGATGATACACGCTTGGCGATGCTATACGAAGACGTAGGCAGGTGCATGGCGTTGATTCAATCGGCCATAGCCTCCTGGGTTGACGCTCTTTCATAACGGTGGTTACGATCCGAGCAAGGTCACCGTGAGAAGGGGAGGACGCCCTCATGCCCACTGCCACCACCGCCACCAACCCGTGGCTGGCAGCCGAGGACACCACACCGGAAGAGGCCGCCCCTGAGCCGACGCCGCAGGCAGCACCGGCACTGACCGGTCCCGCAGCCCCTCAGGCAGGGGTTCCGGCCCCGGCCGAGGACCAGCGGCTTCCTGTCGTCACCGTCAGGGACGAGGCAAGCCTGTGGGTCGTGGGCGCGCACGGCGGGTCAGCGGAGTCGACCATCGCCGCACTGTCTGAGTCATGGCGCGCCACAAGCCACAGGTGGCCTGTTCCCGCTGCCGAGGCTCCCGTGCGGGCGGTCCTGACAGCAAGGCTGAGCGTGAGCGGCATCCAGGCAGCACAGGGGGCACTGACCCAGTGGGCCTGCGGCCTCGTGCCCGGTGTCAAGCTGCTGGGGCTCGTCCTGGTCGCCGATGCACCCGGACGGGTTCCCAGGCCCGTGCGGGACCTGGCCCAGGTAGTGGGCGGAGGCGCCCCCAGGACCTGGCAGGTCCCGTGGATCAGGACCTGGAGACTGGGCGAGCCCCCTGACCTCGGAGGCTCTCCGCGTGCGGCTCGCACGCTCGTCAAGGACCTCGTCGCCCTGTGCGACAAGGAGATCACTAACAGAGAGGATCGGGCATGAGCGCCCTTCACATCATCGAGTCCGCAGTCACCGTGGCGACCAACCTCACCTTGGAGGCACTGCCCCAGGCGGTCCCTGACCCTGACCCGGTTCAACCTCCGGGAACGGAGGGGTTCACCACGATGATGGGCTGGGCGCGGTGGGTTGCCCTGGCAGTGTGCATCCTGGGCTTGTTCGCCGCTGGCGCACTCATGGCGATCCAGTCCAGACGCGGCGAGGGCGGCGAGCACGTGGGCAAGATCGGCATGGCCCTGGGCGGGGTCATCGTCATCTCTGCCGGCGCTTCCCTAGTCGGCTTCCTCGTCTCCTAGGAGAGGGTCATGACTACGTCAGACAGCACCGGGGCGCAGGGTCGCAGCCCGTTGACACGGCCGGGCTTTATCGCCGCCACCGCGCTCGTGGTCGTGATCGCCGTGGTGGCCGCCGCCCTCGCGCTGGCCAACACCATGAGCAGCAGGGAGGGCACGGCCGCAGCCGGGGAGTCAGCCTCCACCGAGGCTACCGGCCCAGTGGAGATACCACCCCCCTCGACGGCCGGACCGGACCACGACGGCACCCAGAGCGTGTGCGGCCTTGAGGGGGAGGTCCTTGGCACCGCCGACCTGGTCGAGGCCCCCGACGTCGACAGCTGGGACTACCAGGACACCATGGCCTACCCCGTCTCCGCCGAGTACGGGCCGGGGGCCACCGCCGACGCCGGCTACCGCTACTGCTTCCAGCACTCCCCGAGGGGGCGCTCTACGCAGCCGCCAACGCCGTCGTCCAGGCGACCGAGGCCGACGAGGAGAAGATCGAGTCCTGGCTCACCTACTTCATCGCCGACACCCCTGAGCGCGATGAGTTCATCTCACAGGCACAGGCATCGGCCTCCAGCGACTCCAGCGGGACCAGTGACACCTCTGGGATCCGCCTGCAGGTAGCGGGCTTCAACCTCATGTCCTACGACGGGGCGACCGCCAGGATCGACATGGCCGTGACCGGGAGCTCGGGCGGTCAGACGGTGAACCTGTCCGCGGTCTACGAGCTGGTGTGGGAGGAAGGGGACTGGAAGCTCCTCATCACCGACCCGAGCGAGCCGGTCAGCTTTGCCCAGCTCCCCCACGTAGCCGGATACACCGTCTGGAAAGCCTGACAAATGGCAGACGACGGCTGCTCCGGATGGGACATGATTAATCCTGCGTGCTACCTGGACCAGGGTGTCAAAGCCGTTGTCGGTGACGCGATCGAGAACCTGGCGACTGCTGTGGTGGAGGCCTACGGCAGAGCAGTCGCGTCGCTAGGCACGGTGTGGGTGAATATCGGGACCCCGAACCTGACAGGATCGGGCTCGGAGACCTCCGCGATCGAGGCGGGCACGCACGCGACCGACTCGATCGGGATCACTAGGACAATTGGCTATGTCATGTGGACGAGCCTGGCTGTGGCAGTGATCTCGCTGTTCATCCTTGGCGCCCTCATCGCCTCACGAATACGCACGGGCGAGGGCGTTATGGCGGTCGGGCGCGTGGGCTTGGTGCTGGGTGCGACGGTCCTGGTCTCGGGGTCGAGCGCGCTGGTCAGCGGGCTCATGCCGACCGGGCCGAACGGCGCTGGCGGAGCCACCCTGTTTCTGCAGTCGGCACTGTGGTGGTACACGGGTGCGGCAGCGATGGTCGCGGTGATTATCGGTGGTGCGCGGATGGCCTGGGAACAGAGGGCCGAGCCGGGGCGGGAGACGGTGAGGAGTCTACTCACCCTGGTGGTCGTAGCCGGGGCCGGGGTCACGGTCGTCGGGCTGCTAGTAACGGCGGCGGACTCCTTCGCCGTGTGGCTACTCGAGGGGTCATTGAACTGTGACGTGACCGAGGACGGCACCTGCTTCGGGGAAAATATGCTGACGCTGCTGGCCCTAAGCAGCACCGGGGTGACAGGTGGTTTGGGGTCTCTCCTGACTATTATTCTGGGGCTCATAGCGGTCCTGGCGGCAGCGGTCCAGGTGGTGCTGATGGTGGCGCGTGGCGGGATGCTGGTCATTCTCACGGGCATTCTGCCCCTGTCGGCGTCGTTTACCAATACTGAGATGGGACGGAACTGGTTCAGGAAGTGCGTGGCGTGGCTGGTGGCTTTTATCCTGTACAAGCCGGCGGCGGCCGTGGTGTACGCGGCGGCCTTCCAGCTGGTCGGGACCAACGTGTTCTCCGATGACGGGACCGGTTTCCTCTCGGTCCTGACCGGTCTGATGCTGATGGTGATCGCCCTGTTCGCGATGCCGGCGCTGATGCGGTTTGTCACACCAATGGTGGGTGCCATGGCGGGCGGAGCCGCTGGTGGGGCAGCGGCAGTAGGTGCCCTGGCGGCGCTGCCGACGGGTGCCGCAGCGGTGGGGCGGCTGGCCTCCGGCAGCGGCTCGGCCTCCCAGCCCTCATCGGCTCCCTCGGGTGCCAACGGGGAGTCGGGGGCTCAGGGCGCTGCGGGTCCGTCTGGTGGTGGCCACGGTGGCGGGCAGGCAGCAGGGGCAGGTGCCCAGGACCAGTCACGCTCCTCCGGGGCGTCCCAGTCGGGCCGGTCCGGTGCCCCTGGTGCCGGGACAGGTGCTGGCACAACTCCGGGTACCGGGTCTGCTGCGGCGTCGGCTGGCAGCGGTGCCGGTAGTGGCGCTGCTGCTGGTAGCGGTGGTGCTGCCGCGGCTGGCGGTGCTGCCGGTAGTGGCGCTGCTGCTGGTAGCGGTGGTGCTGCCGCGGCTGGCGGTGCTGCCGGTGGTCCGGTCGGTGTGGCCGCAGGTGCTGCGCTAGAGGCGGGTAAGAAAGCCGGGCAGGCGGCTGCGGGAGCCGTGCGGGCCGTGGGTGAGCAGACCACGGGCCAGGCTACGGGCGAGGAAGGTGGTCCCAGTGGCAGCCGTTGAGACCAGTAGAGGAGCCCGGACCTACGGGAACTGGCGGCGTCCCTCCTCACCGGGGATCCTGGGGCTGGGGTCGGTAGGCACGGGCCTGCTGCTGGCGGGCCTGGTCCTGGTGGTCATCACGGTCATGGTCTCCGACATCCTGCGTGCCTCGGTGGTGGCTGTCCTGCTTGGTGTCGCGCTGCTGGCAGTGCTGACCAGGGACGCCCACGGGCGCAACCTGGTGAGCCGGGTGGGGGCGAGGACCAGCTGGTGGTCGGTCAGGTCGCGGGGGCTGAGCATCTACCGCTCCGGCCCGCTGGGCCGGGCGCTGTGGGGCACCTACCAGCTGCCGGGGATCGCGGCCCCCACGCGCCTGAGTGAGCACACCGACTCCTACGGGCGCCGGTTCGGCCTGCTGTACACCCCGGCTACCGGTTCCTTCTCGGTGGTCATCGGCACCGAGCCCGACGGCGCGGCGCTTGTGGACCAGGAGCAGATTGACGTGTGGGTGGCGGACTGGGGGCACTGGCTGGCCAACCTCAGTGACGAGCCCAGCGTGGAGGCGGCGTCGGTGACCATTGAGACGGCGCCGGACACCGGGACGCGGCTGCGCCGCGAGGTCTCGATGAGCACCGATCCCCAGGCCCCGGCGTTCGCCCGTGCCGTACTTGAGGAGGTCGTGGACCGCTATCCTGCCGGGTCCTCGACGGTGAGGGCCTTCGTGACGGTCACCTTCACCGCCTCGCAGCGCTCCGGGGGGCGGCGCAAGCCTGAGGAGATGGGCCGTGACCTGGCCGCGCGGCTGCCAGGCCTGACCGCCGGGCTGGCGGCCACCGGGGCGGGGGCGGCGCACCCGCTGACGGCCCAGGAGCTGTGCGAGGTGGTGCGTGTGGCCTACGACCCGGCCGCGGCGCTGCTGATCGACGAGGCCCACGCCGCCGGGCAGGTCCCTGACCTGTCGTGGACGGACGTCGGGCCGGCCGCTGCGCAGGCCTCCTGGGACGGGTACCGCCATGACAGCGCGTTCTCCTGCACGTGGTCGATGACCCAGGCCCCGCGCGGCAACGTCCAGTCCGGTGTCCTGGCCAGGCTGCTGGCCCCGCACCGTGACATCGACCGCAAGCGGGTCACGCTGGTGTACCGGCCGATCGACTCCGCGCGTGCTGCGGCGATCGTGGAGGCGGACCTGCGAGCAGCGGAGTTCCGGATGACCTCGACGAGCAAGCCCGCCGCGCGTGACAGCCTGGCGGTGCGCGCGGCGGCCGCGACGGCCAGTGAGGAGGCCTCCGGGGCTGGGCTGACCCAGTTCGGCATGCTGGTCACCGCCACGGTCACCGACCTGGACAGGCAGGCCGACGCACGGGCGGCGATCGACAACCTGTCTGCCACAGTGCGCCTGCGGCTGCGCCCGGTGTACGGGTCGCAGGACTCCGCGTTCGCCGCCGCCCTGCCCCTGGGACTGGTGCTTCCCAAGCACGTGCGGGTCCCCGCCGAGCTGAGGAACAACCTGTGAGCAGGCGACCCCCGCGCGGTCAGCGCCGCAGGCAGGAGCGGGAGCAGGCGGACCAGCAGCGCCAGGTGCGCCCGCAGCGCCCGCCCATGCGCGGGTGGCCGGGACGTGGGAGGGGACCCTCGACCTATGTGCAGGCAGCTGACGAGTGGCGCGGCACCACCGTGCAGGTGTGCGGTCTGTGGCCCTTCGCAATAGGCACCGGTACCCCGATGGTCGGCGTCCCCCTGGGTCGCCACGTCCACACCGGTGCCACGCTGTGCTGCGACCCTGTCTCGTGGTTCCAGCGCGCCAAGCTCATCTCCAACCCCAGCTGCTTCGTGCTGGGAAAGCCGGGCCTGGGCAAGTCCACGATCATCCGCCGCATGGCCACCGGCCTGGCCGGCTACGGCGTCATGCCCCTCGTGCTGGGTGACCTCAAGCCGGACTACGTCGACCTCATCGAGGCGCTCGGTGGCCAGGTCATCACCCTGGGCCGGGGCCGGGGCTACCTCAACATCCTGGACCCGGGCGAGGCCGGTGAGGCCGCAGCCCGGCTGCGCCAGGCAGGTCACACGCGTGAGGCCGCGCAGGTGCTCGCCGACGCCCACGGCCGCCGCCACACGATGGTCTCAGCGCTGCTGACGATCCTGCGGTCGAGCCCACCAAGTGACCGCGAGGAGACGATCATCGACCGGGCGCTGAAGTACCTTGACGTCCACCACGAGGGGGTGCCCGTCCTGGGCGACCTGCTACACGTCATCCAGGACGGCCCGCCAGAGGTGCGCGCCGTCGCCCTGGACCGCGGTGACGACGCCCGCTACAAGGAGATCACGGAGGACCTGGAGGCCTCCCTCATCGGCCTGACCAGCGGCGGCCGTCTCGGAGAGACCTTCGCCCACCCAACCACCAACCCGATGCGCAGGGACGCCGCGGTGGTCTACGACGTCAGCGCTATCGACGACTCCGAGATGGACCTCCAGGCAGCCACGCTGCTGGCCTGCTGGTCGGCCGGCTTCGGAGCCGTCAACGTCGCCAACGCCCTGGCGGACGCGGGCCTGGAGCCGCGTCGCCACTACTTCGTCATCCTCGACGAGCTGTGGCGCGCGCTACGGGCT includes the following:
- a CDS encoding ATP-binding protein — translated: MSRRPPRGQRRRQEREQADQQRQVRPQRPPMRGWPGRGRGPSTYVQAADEWRGTTVQVCGLWPFAIGTGTPMVGVPLGRHVHTGATLCCDPVSWFQRAKLISNPSCFVLGKPGLGKSTIIRRMATGLAGYGVMPLVLGDLKPDYVDLIEALGGQVITLGRGRGYLNILDPGEAGEAAARLRQAGHTREAAQVLADAHGRRHTMVSALLTILRSSPPSDREETIIDRALKYLDVHHEGVPVLGDLLHVIQDGPPEVRAVALDRGDDARYKEITEDLEASLIGLTSGGRLGETFAHPTTNPMRRDAAVVYDVSAIDDSEMDLQAATLLACWSAGFGAVNVANALADAGLEPRRHYFVILDELWRALRAGRGMVDRVDALTRLNRQRGVGMAMISHTMSDLLALASQEDRMKARGFVERSGMVICGGLPSAEMPQLTAAVPFSQAEQELLVGWQDPPAWDPSTGREAEPPGRGKFLVKVGGRPGIPVNVQLTDTELSINDTNRLWHEQSRVGRLEDSP
- a CDS encoding SCO6880 family protein: MAAVETSRGARTYGNWRRPSSPGILGLGSVGTGLLLAGLVLVVITVMVSDILRASVVAVLLGVALLAVLTRDAHGRNLVSRVGARTSWWSVRSRGLSIYRSGPLGRALWGTYQLPGIAAPTRLSEHTDSYGRRFGLLYTPATGSFSVVIGTEPDGAALVDQEQIDVWVADWGHWLANLSDEPSVEAASVTIETAPDTGTRLRREVSMSTDPQAPAFARAVLEEVVDRYPAGSSTVRAFVTVTFTASQRSGGRRKPEEMGRDLAARLPGLTAGLAATGAGAAHPLTAQELCEVVRVAYDPAAALLIDEAHAAGQVPDLSWTDVGPAAAQASWDGYRHDSAFSCTWSMTQAPRGNVQSGVLARLLAPHRDIDRKRVTLVYRPIDSARAAAIVEADLRAAEFRMTSTSKPAARDSLAVRAAAATASEEASGAGLTQFGMLVTATVTDLDRQADARAAIDNLSATVRLRLRPVYGSQDSAFAAALPLGLVLPKHVRVPAELRNNL